A stretch of the Saccharolobus caldissimus genome encodes the following:
- a CDS encoding winged helix-turn-helix domain-containing protein, producing the protein MKVDEFERIIKDKTRREIITYLYQKGKATYSEILTDLNLSTGKLNYHLKILEPLIKKEQNYYMLNDLGLQVAQLLSSLGLAENNKLESKEILSSLSPFLSLLSLFFLMLSTYSGTLYLALSIIFIVFSAYLSLVYKSEKLGWLFVFLAILFPYSQLLIIANYQYYFPISLIFGFYKSGIFFGLSSLIVNSIYFIFVLPIYLDEITKFIVALMGNLIVPIIETIAEIYSTITMKMLIHTGVMPLSFILVLISGIISYYRGYLNNYKILFYSVIICSVILLIYIIL; encoded by the coding sequence ATGAAAGTGGATGAGTTTGAGCGTATTATCAAAGATAAAACTAGGAGAGAAATTATTACATATTTATATCAAAAGGGAAAAGCCACATATAGTGAAATTCTTACTGACTTAAATTTATCTACTGGAAAACTTAACTATCATTTAAAAATTTTGGAACCATTAATTAAGAAAGAGCAAAATTATTATATGCTAAACGATTTAGGTTTACAAGTAGCTCAGTTGTTATCCTCATTAGGATTAGCAGAAAATAATAAGCTGGAATCTAAGGAAATTCTTTCCTCCCTTTCTCCTTTCCTTTCTCTTTTATCGTTATTTTTCCTCATGTTATCTACATATTCTGGTACATTGTATCTAGCCTTATCAATAATCTTTATCGTTTTTTCAGCGTATCTTTCATTAGTTTATAAGAGCGAGAAATTAGGTTGGTTGTTTGTATTTCTTGCAATACTTTTTCCATATTCACAGTTATTAATAATAGCTAACTATCAATACTATTTTCCAATAAGTCTCATTTTCGGATTTTATAAATCTGGTATATTTTTCGGGTTATCAAGTTTAATTGTAAATTCAATATATTTTATTTTTGTGCTTCCAATATATCTCGATGAAATTACAAAATTCATAGTCGCTTTAATGGGAAATTTAATAGTTCCTATAATAGAAACAATAGCTGAAATCTATTCTACAATTACTATGAAAATGTTGATTCACACTGGCGTAATGCCTTTAAGCTTCATATTAGTGCTAATATCCGGTATTATATCATATTATAGGGGATATCTAAATAATTATAAAATATTATTTTATAGTGTAATTATATGTTCAGTAATATTATTGATATATATAATATTATAG
- a CDS encoding fumarylacetoacetate hydrolase family protein, giving the protein MTRYLTFYYKNIKKLGVIEGNYVYEISDFNSEKKGEAYRLDEIVFDIPITPSAIVCTLVNTPKMLGVESKEEAKEMIKSPKFFLKLPTIAIAHKQPILSPADAIRPEVEIAVIIKKKMKGISKAEVKDYILGYSVFNDITYPPGLKEDGYYAFRRDPIDGKVKKMYVRGTHFRNKVRDTFAPIGPYIVTEDEIGDVNSLMMRSYYNNKLIQEGSSEEFIFSIEDILVELSKIVTLPPFTIITTGSIGYINVEDVSEFYLKPINNAVMVAEVEKIGKLENPTIIEKPY; this is encoded by the coding sequence TTGACGAGATATTTGACATTTTATTATAAAAATATTAAAAAGCTTGGGGTAATTGAGGGAAATTACGTATATGAAATTTCGGACTTCAATAGCGAGAAAAAAGGAGAGGCTTATAGGTTAGATGAGATTGTTTTTGATATACCGATAACACCTTCAGCTATCGTATGCACGTTAGTTAATACTCCTAAAATGTTAGGGGTAGAAAGTAAGGAAGAGGCTAAGGAAATGATTAAAAGTCCTAAATTCTTTTTAAAATTACCTACAATAGCTATAGCCCATAAGCAGCCTATATTATCTCCAGCTGACGCTATAAGACCAGAAGTGGAAATTGCTGTTATAATAAAGAAGAAAATGAAAGGTATAAGCAAGGCTGAAGTAAAGGATTACATTTTAGGATATTCTGTTTTTAATGACATAACTTATCCGCCAGGACTTAAGGAAGACGGTTACTATGCTTTCAGAAGGGATCCTATTGACGGAAAGGTTAAAAAGATGTACGTTAGAGGAACTCATTTTAGGAACAAAGTTAGGGATACATTTGCACCTATAGGGCCTTACATAGTTACTGAAGATGAAATAGGGGATGTGAACTCCTTAATGATGAGGAGTTACTATAATAATAAGCTGATTCAAGAAGGATCTTCTGAAGAATTCATTTTTAGTATAGAAGATATTCTAGTAGAGCTTTCGAAAATCGTTACATTACCTCCCTTTACTATAATAACCACTGGAAGTATTGGATATATTAATGTAGAAGACGTTTCAGAATTTTACTTAAAGCCCATAAATAATGCTGTAATGGTTGCAGAAGTGGAAAAAATAGGTAAATTAGAAAATCCCACGATTATTGAGAAACCCTATTAA
- a CDS encoding xanthine dehydrogenase family protein molybdopterin-binding subunit gives MIKEDLPKITGKSTYIDDINPKNVVYLHVIRSPIARGIIKSISKPQNALLTLTWDDVKAYMPVRADPEILKQSKIAKMPVLADGRVNFVGQPVLAFVVEDRYKTEDVAEEVSIDYEELKPIIDIEQAMNSDDEIHPGIKRNISVDMLLEGGDLSAKRKAEVIISRKINQTRIVSNPMEPKGIIAYWDGEYLNIYGSFQSAFRIKNDIREVLNIPPEKIKVYSASNVGGGFGNKVPAHPEYVIAAIASIKLGKPVKWIETRFEHLKNPTIGRGVLSEVKMYATRQGEILGIEGYIADDLGAYNYTINPTTPAFIARLLTGPYRMRFASIRAYGVFTNLPPTGPYRGAGRPEAALIHETLVEDLAEELGIDPIEIRRKNLIGDEGYITPLGVKIDPAGYKEVLNEAEKYYRKAKEIYKDKGVALAIFTDIVRLSPGEGARVRIEKGKIKIYVGTGPHGQAHGDTFAKIASEILGIPEDYIEVITNNTDGVKEGIGSFGSRSATIGGSAVIEACKQLLNKINLPIEKALRELDGVEAEVFYKADDIFAPGAHVAVVDLDRETGFVKVIDYYAVDDVGRVLNKEEVEGQIIGGVLQGVSQVLWEQAPYDNNGNPLFSSIADCGVPTAVEASYKVKVNEVEFPSNLPVKSRGVGEAGTTGALPAVFLALEKIAKRKFIKTPILPWEIV, from the coding sequence GTGATAAAAGAAGATCTTCCTAAAATAACTGGCAAATCTACTTATATTGATGATATTAATCCTAAAAATGTTGTCTACCTTCACGTTATTAGATCCCCAATAGCTAGGGGGATAATAAAGAGCATATCTAAACCACAAAATGCATTACTAACCTTAACGTGGGATGACGTTAAAGCCTACATGCCAGTTAGGGCTGACCCCGAAATACTAAAACAATCTAAAATTGCTAAAATGCCCGTATTGGCTGATGGTAGAGTTAACTTCGTCGGACAACCAGTTTTAGCATTTGTTGTAGAGGATAGATATAAGACTGAGGACGTAGCAGAAGAAGTTTCAATAGATTACGAAGAACTTAAACCCATAATAGATATAGAGCAAGCAATGAATAGTGATGACGAGATACATCCAGGAATTAAGAGAAACATTTCAGTAGATATGTTATTGGAAGGAGGGGACTTATCGGCGAAGAGAAAGGCTGAAGTAATAATTAGCAGAAAAATAAACCAGACTAGAATTGTCTCAAATCCCATGGAGCCTAAGGGAATAATAGCCTACTGGGATGGAGAGTACTTAAATATTTACGGTTCGTTCCAGTCAGCATTTAGAATTAAAAATGACATAAGAGAAGTATTAAATATTCCACCAGAGAAGATCAAAGTTTATTCTGCTTCCAATGTAGGAGGAGGTTTCGGAAATAAAGTTCCAGCTCATCCAGAATATGTTATAGCTGCAATAGCATCAATAAAATTGGGAAAACCCGTTAAATGGATTGAAACAAGATTTGAACATCTTAAGAACCCTACTATAGGCAGAGGAGTCTTATCTGAAGTTAAAATGTACGCTACAAGACAAGGAGAAATTCTTGGGATAGAAGGTTATATTGCAGATGATTTAGGAGCTTATAACTACACGATAAACCCAACAACTCCAGCATTTATAGCCAGATTATTAACTGGCCCATATAGAATGAGATTCGCGTCTATAAGGGCTTATGGAGTATTTACGAATTTACCTCCTACTGGACCTTATAGGGGGGCAGGAAGACCAGAAGCCGCGCTAATACATGAAACGTTAGTTGAGGATCTAGCAGAGGAGTTAGGAATTGATCCTATAGAGATTAGAAGAAAGAACCTAATTGGAGATGAGGGATATATCACACCTTTGGGCGTTAAAATAGACCCAGCAGGTTATAAGGAGGTACTAAATGAAGCGGAAAAATATTATAGAAAAGCTAAGGAGATATATAAAGATAAGGGTGTTGCTTTAGCAATCTTCACAGATATTGTCAGATTAAGCCCAGGTGAGGGAGCTAGGGTCAGAATAGAAAAGGGCAAAATAAAGATATATGTAGGTACTGGTCCTCATGGTCAAGCTCATGGAGATACTTTTGCGAAAATAGCCTCTGAAATACTTGGAATTCCTGAGGATTACATCGAGGTTATTACTAATAATACAGATGGGGTTAAAGAGGGAATAGGGAGTTTTGGATCTAGAAGTGCAACAATAGGAGGTTCAGCGGTAATTGAAGCATGTAAACAGCTACTAAATAAGATAAACTTACCCATAGAAAAAGCGTTAAGGGAATTAGATGGAGTTGAGGCTGAAGTGTTTTATAAGGCTGATGATATTTTCGCCCCAGGTGCTCACGTAGCAGTTGTTGACCTAGATAGGGAAACCGGCTTCGTTAAGGTTATAGACTATTACGCAGTAGATGACGTAGGTAGAGTCCTAAATAAAGAAGAAGTTGAGGGGCAAATTATTGGTGGAGTTCTACAAGGAGTTTCGCAAGTATTATGGGAGCAAGCCCCTTATGACAATAACGGTAATCCGCTATTCTCTTCAATAGCAGACTGTGGGGTTCCTACAGCCGTAGAGGCTAGTTATAAGGTTAAGGTGAATGAAGTAGAGTTTCCATCTAATTTACCAGTTAAGAGCAGAGGGGTAGGTGAAGCTGGAACTACTGGCGCATTACCAGCAGTATTTTTAGCCCTAGAAAAGATAGCTAAAAGAAAATTCATAAAAACTCCAATACTTCCATGGGAAATTGTATAG
- a CDS encoding pyruvate dehydrogenase produces MIFEEEEWEEEEDWEEEDLFEEEEEEW; encoded by the coding sequence ATGATTTTCGAAGAAGAGGAATGGGAAGAAGAGGAAGATTGGGAAGAAGAAGATCTTTTCGAGGAAGAGGAAGAAGAGTGGTAA
- a CDS encoding class II glutamine amidotransferase yields MCRMFAYFGSSPRKVEELLDCLKKSAEKDVYLNNSSHPDGWGFVLLTKDKIFHYRSANPIFDEEFPINLKSEEMMLIVHARQATDKSLVGSQFSHPYVESNEKAIYYFAHNGSVDKEALSKILNINSVRMVDSELALKYIINGDIFGNIHSLKKFTKSSLNMFLLEIERNGNANLYYMNYFNRNYLQSKNISDIYYKMYIDNENGIAVYSSTINYYCNNKGKEVNEGIIEKIGEMKIKLGYNK; encoded by the coding sequence ATGTGTAGGATGTTTGCATACTTCGGTAGCTCACCACGTAAGGTAGAGGAGTTACTAGATTGTTTAAAGAAATCTGCTGAAAAAGATGTATATCTCAATAACTCAAGTCATCCAGACGGTTGGGGTTTTGTCCTCTTAACTAAGGATAAAATATTTCACTATAGAAGTGCAAATCCCATATTTGATGAAGAATTTCCAATTAATTTAAAATCTGAGGAGATGATGCTTATAGTTCACGCTAGGCAGGCTACTGATAAAAGTCTAGTAGGCTCTCAGTTTTCTCACCCATACGTTGAATCAAATGAAAAGGCTATTTACTATTTCGCTCATAATGGTAGTGTTGATAAGGAGGCCTTATCAAAAATTCTTAACATTAATTCAGTGAGAATGGTAGATAGTGAGCTTGCACTAAAATATATCATAAACGGTGATATCTTTGGAAATATTCACTCACTGAAAAAATTTACAAAATCTTCTTTAAATATGTTCCTTTTAGAAATAGAAAGAAATGGCAATGCTAACTTATATTATATGAACTATTTTAATAGGAATTATTTACAATCTAAGAATATAAGTGATATTTATTATAAGATGTACATAGATAATGAGAATGGAATAGCAGTATACTCCTCGACAATAAATTATTACTGTAATAATAAGGGAAAGGAGGTAAATGAAGGGATTATCGAAAAAATAGGTGAAATGAAAATTAAATTAGGCTATAATAAATGA
- a CDS encoding MFS transporter has translation MLTKKQLALISIGTSLSFWDIFNVPYIVKDASTQLGYVSSSLILTSEMIGYFVGGGINGYIASKFGRKLGIILSMLIIFIGSLLGFLSQNYLQLIIAEFIIGFGIEGEIAVVPSYVSEMTTPNFRGRAVGFTTLGGFLMSLIVGPFALIIPNWRFLFLPSLLISAFALFFRILLPESNIWIKKKEEKIVWDNTVLIFLAIWATSYFTGYSLFSAPIFSLLSAKGFSNSAYYFTYILYGDPIGVILASILNDRFERKYTSSLSNILSGILIFLMPLTTGISFIIIGFLAMFFQGFKFPTMYTYTAENLGTKIRSLGYGIADGIGHLGGAIGPVIFSFLYEYSTLASFIMLFIISSISGILILSYGMKTKNKSLEELKG, from the coding sequence ATGCTAACTAAGAAGCAATTAGCCCTAATTTCCATAGGAACTTCTTTAAGTTTTTGGGATATTTTCAATGTTCCTTATATTGTTAAAGATGCCTCAACGCAATTGGGTTATGTGTCCTCTTCATTAATATTAACATCAGAAATGATAGGTTATTTCGTAGGTGGAGGAATTAACGGCTATATAGCGAGTAAATTTGGAAGGAAGTTAGGAATAATACTTTCCATGCTAATCATATTTATAGGTTCCTTACTTGGCTTTCTATCTCAAAATTATTTGCAGCTTATAATAGCTGAGTTCATAATAGGTTTCGGAATAGAAGGAGAGATAGCTGTAGTTCCATCCTATGTTTCAGAGATGACTACCCCAAATTTTAGAGGCAGAGCAGTTGGATTTACAACACTTGGGGGATTTTTAATGAGTTTAATTGTAGGACCCTTTGCCTTAATAATTCCAAATTGGAGATTTTTATTTTTACCCTCTCTATTAATTTCAGCTTTTGCTCTATTTTTCAGAATATTGTTACCGGAATCTAACATTTGGATTAAAAAAAAGGAAGAAAAAATAGTTTGGGATAACACAGTTCTCATATTTCTAGCGATATGGGCTACTAGTTACTTCACTGGTTATTCCCTATTTAGTGCTCCGATTTTCTCCTTGCTTTCAGCTAAGGGTTTTTCTAATTCAGCCTATTATTTCACTTATATTCTTTACGGAGATCCAATTGGTGTTATATTAGCCTCTATATTGAATGATAGATTTGAAAGAAAGTATACGTCATCTCTCTCTAATATTTTAAGCGGAATACTAATTTTTCTCATGCCATTAACTACTGGAATATCCTTTATTATTATTGGATTCTTAGCTATGTTCTTTCAAGGCTTTAAGTTTCCTACTATGTATACCTATACTGCAGAAAATTTAGGAACTAAAATAAGATCTTTAGGTTACGGTATTGCAGATGGAATAGGGCATCTAGGAGGAGCTATAGGACCTGTAATATTCTCCTTCCTTTACGAGTATAGCACACTAGCTTCATTTATAATGTTATTTATAATCTCATCAATATCTGGAATTCTAATATTATCATATGGAATGAAAACCAAAAATAAAAGCTTAGAAGAATTAAAAGGATAA
- a CDS encoding ZIP family metal transporter: MNYFPIILGLIAGSTVSIGSLSIVNVNKKIMGYLGAFTGGILSYLALDTGSEAEEIITNFLTSKDYVEFLIGLCLTSIGLLGTWIILSLLEKNSKEENTKVPLMVASALGIHNIGEGFAIAAALLSGSLASAWAFTIGFAVHNATEGIAISSPALLSKSKLSLKVLILLSLFAGLPTSLGASIFYLGITNELFLALLNTIASASLVFVMIRINIIAAALLGGFKVKFWTWLFIGIAVTYSLESILTLLSGSSF, translated from the coding sequence ATGAATTACTTTCCAATAATCCTAGGACTTATAGCAGGCTCTACAGTATCTATCGGCTCTTTATCCATAGTTAATGTTAATAAGAAGATTATGGGATACTTAGGCGCCTTTACTGGTGGAATACTCTCATATTTAGCATTAGATACTGGATCTGAAGCAGAGGAAATAATTACGAATTTTCTGACATCTAAGGATTATGTTGAGTTTCTAATTGGATTATGTCTTACCTCAATAGGGTTATTAGGTACTTGGATTATTTTAAGCTTATTAGAGAAAAATTCTAAAGAAGAGAACACAAAAGTACCTCTTATGGTTGCAAGTGCATTAGGCATTCATAACATTGGAGAAGGTTTTGCTATTGCAGCAGCTTTACTTTCAGGATCATTAGCCTCAGCCTGGGCATTCACCATAGGTTTCGCAGTACATAATGCTACTGAGGGTATAGCCATATCTTCACCAGCCTTATTATCTAAGTCCAAGTTAAGCCTTAAAGTATTAATACTATTATCCCTATTTGCGGGTTTGCCAACAAGTTTGGGTGCTTCAATATTTTACCTGGGTATTACAAATGAGCTCTTTCTCGCTCTACTTAATACTATTGCTTCAGCCTCTTTAGTTTTCGTAATGATAAGAATTAACATAATTGCAGCTGCATTATTAGGTGGTTTTAAAGTGAAATTCTGGACATGGCTTTTCATAGGAATTGCAGTAACTTATAGCTTAGAAAGTATATTAACATTATTAAGTGGTTCCAGTTTTTAA
- a CDS encoding DMT family transporter → MKEKVILFLGGVAFGTAAIFVKLCTITPPLITFLRFILAGIILFPFKKNTKIRLKSLVLPSLFLSLHMLFFISSVFLTTIADSTILVSTSPIFAMILRRRIDMFIIIAILGIIVMNYPINFGHLVGNILALLSAISFALYTFFLSKINYDFISTAPVIYLMSSIFMIPILPLYGIGKFNLTTLLGIMGLVLVPTLIGHGSIIYTANKLPISIVTSSELIEPIIATILAIFIFNQIPTLQEILGGSITLISIYISFSQISK, encoded by the coding sequence GTGAAGGAAAAAGTAATACTATTTTTAGGTGGAGTGGCTTTTGGTACCGCTGCTATATTCGTGAAACTCTGTACCATAACCCCTCCATTAATAACTTTCCTAAGATTCATATTAGCTGGGATTATACTATTTCCCTTTAAGAAAAATACTAAAATTAGACTAAAGTCATTAGTTTTACCATCTCTCTTCTTATCCCTTCACATGTTATTTTTCATAAGTAGTGTATTCTTGACTACAATTGCTGATTCCACAATATTAGTTTCGACAAGTCCTATTTTTGCAATGATATTAAGGAGAAGGATTGACATGTTTATTATTATAGCTATCCTAGGTATTATAGTAATGAATTACCCTATTAATTTCGGTCATTTGGTAGGAAATATACTTGCTTTGCTTTCGGCTATCTCATTTGCCTTATATACGTTTTTCCTATCAAAAATAAATTACGATTTCATATCAACGGCACCAGTTATTTACTTGATGTCGTCAATTTTTATGATACCCATATTACCGCTTTATGGAATTGGAAAGTTCAATTTAACTACTTTACTAGGAATAATGGGCTTAGTACTCGTGCCTACTTTAATTGGTCACGGATCCATTATATATACTGCTAATAAACTCCCTATCAGTATTGTTACTTCTTCTGAATTAATAGAACCCATAATAGCTACAATCTTAGCTATATTCATTTTTAACCAAATTCCTACTCTTCAAGAAATATTAGGAGGTTCTATAACATTAATATCGATATATATATCATTTTCTCAAATTTCCAAGTAA
- a CDS encoding helix-turn-helix transcriptional regulator produces MRRLLIVLILLPFFTTILLHASINIINVYYNGTVEAELSNVTQFILIGSNITDLRVIGSQYNLSNNIIYLKNTGNIVYISYKAVLPKGIIQVNENGNFTINVFLPINASMNYIYPQPSSFIVINGLYNITFTNANKVTILYSFYSIFSQRQSENNVELYLIGGLIGSDSVLASLIFLLLRRSKVASKINKGEEEENIDLISNVLDERDTIVLEAIKMGTSTLADIVRQTGLPKSTAYRRVKKLVKLGYIEEIREEGKVRYVVKKKED; encoded by the coding sequence ATGAGACGTTTACTAATAGTCTTGATATTATTGCCTTTCTTTACTACAATTTTACTACATGCATCTATTAATATAATAAATGTTTATTATAATGGAACCGTAGAAGCTGAACTTAGCAATGTTACCCAATTCATTCTTATCGGATCAAATATTACTGACTTAAGAGTTATAGGATCTCAATATAATTTATCAAATAATATCATATATCTGAAAAATACAGGAAATATTGTTTATATTTCGTATAAAGCAGTATTACCAAAGGGTATTATCCAGGTTAATGAAAACGGTAATTTCACTATAAACGTATTTTTACCTATAAACGCATCAATGAATTATATATATCCACAACCGTCAAGTTTCATAGTGATAAATGGATTATATAACATAACATTTACGAATGCTAATAAAGTAACTATTCTCTATTCATTTTACTCTATTTTTTCACAAAGACAGTCAGAAAATAATGTTGAGCTTTATTTAATAGGAGGTTTAATAGGGAGTGACTCCGTCTTAGCATCATTAATTTTCCTTTTACTAAGGAGAAGTAAAGTTGCTAGTAAGATTAATAAGGGAGAAGAGGAAGAAAACATTGACTTAATAAGTAATGTATTGGATGAAAGAGATACCATAGTTCTTGAAGCTATAAAGATGGGTACTAGTACTTTAGCAGATATTGTAAGGCAAACTGGTTTGCCAAAGTCAACTGCATATAGAAGAGTTAAAAAACTCGTTAAACTAGGGTATATAGAGGAAATCAGAGAAGAAGGTAAAGTCAGATATGTAGTAAAGAAAAAAGAGGATTAA
- a CDS encoding carboxypeptidase M32, which produces MYEDIWAVEHALNLLGWDIQTYMPTAGAKARGEAIARLVTLRRKLLLNIRKNVEKLEPSNDIERGLKRVLEREYKYYDAVPEELDVKLNKITSEATVIWREAKRKNDFSSFKPYLKEIIEINKEIAQRLGYRDHPYSALLDLYEEGFTVSDADRIFSELVPNLLKILEKINDRFTRKFRFEDEKYDINEMAKVIEKIAYDILKMPKDRFRIDISPHPFTVSMDRDDVRVTVRYEGYDFKRVIYSLIHECGHAIYELQIDRNLEYTPLAKAPSMGFHESQSRFFENIIGRSYDFIRLIYPYLNVKDSVDEIYYYFNSVKRQPIRVDADEVTYNLHIAIRYEIEKKAIEGSLNADEFPSVFDELMERYLGIRPKDYAEGVLQDIHWSQGSFGYFPTYTLGNVIAGMIYYHLKKEIGFNVDNIDKIKEWLREKVHRYGAIYSPKELQLKSFNEAYNPSRLLDYLREKYL; this is translated from the coding sequence ATGTACGAGGATATTTGGGCAGTAGAGCATGCTCTTAACTTATTGGGATGGGATATTCAAACATATATGCCTACTGCAGGTGCTAAGGCTAGAGGAGAAGCAATAGCTAGATTAGTAACCCTAAGAAGAAAGTTATTATTAAATATAAGAAAGAATGTTGAAAAATTGGAACCTAGTAATGATATAGAAAGGGGTTTAAAGAGAGTATTAGAAAGAGAATACAAATATTATGATGCAGTACCAGAGGAATTAGATGTAAAACTTAACAAGATAACTTCTGAAGCCACTGTAATATGGAGAGAAGCAAAGAGAAAGAACGATTTTAGTTCCTTTAAGCCATATCTTAAGGAAATAATTGAAATAAATAAGGAAATAGCCCAGAGATTAGGGTATAGGGATCATCCATATAGTGCTTTACTTGACCTATATGAAGAAGGATTTACGGTTTCGGATGCTGATAGAATATTTAGTGAGTTAGTCCCTAATTTATTAAAAATATTAGAGAAGATCAATGATAGATTTACAAGAAAATTTAGATTTGAAGATGAGAAATATGATATTAATGAGATGGCTAAAGTAATAGAAAAAATAGCCTATGATATACTTAAAATGCCTAAAGATAGGTTTAGAATAGATATTTCTCCTCATCCCTTTACTGTATCTATGGATAGAGATGATGTTAGAGTAACAGTAAGGTATGAAGGATATGATTTTAAGAGAGTCATATATTCCTTAATTCACGAATGTGGTCACGCAATATACGAATTACAAATCGACCGTAATCTAGAGTATACTCCACTAGCTAAAGCTCCCTCAATGGGATTTCACGAGTCTCAATCTAGATTCTTCGAAAACATAATAGGGAGAAGTTACGATTTCATTAGATTAATTTATCCTTATTTGAACGTTAAGGATTCTGTAGACGAAATTTATTATTATTTTAATTCCGTAAAGAGACAGCCAATAAGAGTTGACGCAGATGAGGTTACTTACAATTTACATATAGCAATTAGGTATGAAATTGAAAAGAAAGCTATAGAAGGTAGTTTAAATGCAGATGAATTTCCTTCCGTATTTGACGAGTTAATGGAAAGGTATTTGGGCATAAGACCTAAAGACTATGCTGAAGGTGTACTTCAAGACATTCATTGGAGCCAAGGATCTTTCGGCTATTTTCCAACATATACTTTAGGAAATGTGATAGCTGGGATGATATATTACCATTTAAAGAAGGAGATTGGATTTAATGTGGATAACATAGACAAGATTAAGGAATGGTTAAGGGAGAAAGTCCATAGATATGGTGCAATTTACTCACCTAAAGAATTACAATTAAAATCCTTCAATGAAGCTTATAATCCCTCTAGGCTATTAGATTATTTAAGGGAAAAATACTTATGA